One genomic segment of Vulpes vulpes isolate BD-2025 chromosome 2, VulVul3, whole genome shotgun sequence includes these proteins:
- the FNDC5 gene encoding fibronectin type III domain-containing protein 5 isoform X1, with translation MLRFIQEVNTTTRSCALWDLEEDTEYIVHVQAISIQGQSPASEPVLFKTPREAEKMASKNKDEVTMKEMAGSQQLRTGEVLIIVVVLFMWAGVIALFCRQYDIIKDNEPNNNKEKTKSASENSTPEHQGGGLLRSKFPNKPSVNIIEA, from the exons ATGCTGCGCTTCATCCAGGAGGTGAACACCACCACCCGCTCGTGTGCCCTCTGGGACCTGGAAGAGGACACCGAGTACATTGTGCACGTGCAGGCCATCTCCATTCAGGGCCAGAGCCCCGCCAGCGAGCCAGTGCTCTTCAAGACCCCACGCGAGGCTGAGAAGATGGCGTCCAAGAACAAAG ATGAGGTAACCATGAAGGAGATGGCAGGGAGCCAACAGCTGCGGACCGGTGAGGTGCTCATCATCGTCGTGGTCCTGTTCATGTGGGCCG GTGTCATTGCCCTCTTCTGCCGCCAGTATGACATTATCAAGGACAATGAACCCAATAACAACAAGGAGAAAACCAAGAGCGCATCAGAAAACAGCACCCCGGAGCACCAAGGGGGAGGTCTTCTCCGAAGCAAG TTTCCAAACAAGCCCTCGGTGAACATCATCGAAGCATGA
- the FNDC5 gene encoding fibronectin type III domain-containing protein 5 isoform X3 produces the protein MLRFIQEVNTTTRSCALWDLEEDTEYIVHVQAISIQGQSPASEPVLFKTPREAEKMASKNKDEVTMKEMAGSQQLRTGEVLIIVVVLFMWAGVIALFCRQYDIIKDNEPNNNKEKTKSASENSTPEHQGGGLLRSKI, from the exons ATGCTGCGCTTCATCCAGGAGGTGAACACCACCACCCGCTCGTGTGCCCTCTGGGACCTGGAAGAGGACACCGAGTACATTGTGCACGTGCAGGCCATCTCCATTCAGGGCCAGAGCCCCGCCAGCGAGCCAGTGCTCTTCAAGACCCCACGCGAGGCTGAGAAGATGGCGTCCAAGAACAAAG ATGAGGTAACCATGAAGGAGATGGCAGGGAGCCAACAGCTGCGGACCGGTGAGGTGCTCATCATCGTCGTGGTCCTGTTCATGTGGGCCG GTGTCATTGCCCTCTTCTGCCGCCAGTATGACATTATCAAGGACAATGAACCCAATAACAACAAGGAGAAAACCAAGAGCGCATCAGAAAACAGCACCCCGGAGCACCAAGGGGGAGGTCTTCTCCGAAGCAAG ATATGA